In Sparus aurata chromosome 5, fSpaAur1.1, whole genome shotgun sequence, the genomic window AAATTGCAATTAGTAATAGTCCCATGGTGCCGTGTTTAGAAACCATAACTGTTCATTGATTGAGTTTACAGGAAATGTTCTTCATCGGGATATGTATGGTTATCTGGACGTGAAGTGACACAAGATGTCGGTCGTATCACATGGCCCAAAAGAATCTGCAGCTCTGGCCTGGGAAAatgtgttgcttttctttttttctgatgtaAAAGTAAACTGATTGTCTTTGGGGGTTTTTGACTATTTGtcccacaaaaaaacacacacaatttaaaGACGTCACAAGGGGCCCTTTCCGATGGGACATCACAATAACAATTGAAAATGCATTACACAACAGTTTGCATCACGCAATAGGGGAATCGCTGGTAGAAAACTGCCTTCCTAACGTTTATAAAcgagtatttttcattttttatttctttgctttGTTCTTGTGTTTCCCGTTTGTTTACCGCCAGTCTTGTGCTGTGTTAAAAAGGATGACTGTGACAAATTTATATGTTAAAGCAGTCCATCTCTAGATCTGTCTCCTGAGGCTGAATGACCTCCGCAGCAGCTGGCAGGGTTTCCCCTCCCACATCTGTCTGGCTGAGTCGTGCTGTTTAGCGGTCTCTCTGCGGTTTTAGCTGCTATAAACCTTCTTCTACAGCACAGAAAAATCAGTGTAATATATCAGAGCGGTTTCCCACCCCCTGCCCCCCCCAGTAGAGTTGGAGGGAAGGGTGGAGAAACTGTGAGCAATCGGGGCTGCGGAAAAAAAGGGTTGTAGATAATTAGAAACTAGCGCGACGTGACACACTTTTCAAATGAGCTGCATTTACAAGACTTGGCAGGAAGAGGCAGTGCAACCCACACAAACATAGCAGAAGGGGCAGGAGGCAAGACCCTGCAGGAGAGGCATTCCTGCTGTGACACAATCAAACACGAACACGGAAACATTCTTCGGGACAAAAGCTGACACATCACATCATTTCAGAGCCGGGAAGTTCCACATCCTCCTCCTATTTAATTGCTTTAAATATTGGTGTAAATCGAATGAATCGGTGAAAGACGAGGAGTGTACTTCGTGAATAAAGGCCAGCGCAGTTACAGCACCATACATTTCTCCGGACATCTTCATGTGGTGCATATCTCTTTTCGCAGCTAAAATATTTTCATCTGTTGAGCGGCTTGTCTTTCTGCCGTCCAGCTGCATTCTCCTCCTTTGTAGTTTTACGTATTTGAtcagaaacactgcagctgaaGCTCAACGTAAAGTATGGCTCTATTTCCTGTCTCTCCATATGTCAAACCTTTTCGGTCCAGACTATAAAAATGTGCCAAAACCACTCACTGAAACTCTCTGTCAGCGCAGAACAAAGTCACACTTGCACGTCTGCAACTGGAGGGCTGCACAGAGGTTCAGCAGGATGAGCAGGCGGTGaggtgaatgaatgaattaatgaacGAGCGAGGGCTGGAAGTACAGAGGGAAACATCTGAGAGACAAAGAAGACCGAAAGGATCTCGTGGCTGGCCGAGAGGCAGCAGACGTCAGCGGGTCTGCGGCACAGTCGTTCTGCAAATAGTGTCAGGAAGCCTTTGAAGGGGCGAGCGAACACACAGGGCAGTGTCAGAGGGAAAGGGGTTTGCTTAACAGCCAGAGACTGCCTGCGCCACATACCAGCTTCCCCAGAGTGATGCCCCCCTTTCACCTTCCTGCCAAAAGCAACTAGATTTCTCAAAGATATGACCCCTCAGCATGGATTCATGGAGGAGGATGCTGCATAAAAGCTCTGAACATGAATGAACGAGAGGTCTAAATTGACTTTCTCGCCCGGTGAGACAAGACGATTCCCTACCAGTCCTCTGCAGGTGCTGATGGCTGCCGTTCCCCGCACATCAGGGGCTTCCACGGTGCCGAGGAGGTGGCAGGAGTTCCCCTCAGGGCGGCGATGCTCTGTGCTGCTGGCGCTGCCGTTCCTCCTCTCCAGGATGTAGTCACTTGAGACCAGGTGATTGTTTGCAGTTAGATTGAACGTTAAAGCGCGACCCTTGTAGTTGACCTTGTAGTAAACCTGTCCCTCCAACTCCAGGGGTCGCAGGTCACGCCTGACTCGCCCACCCTTGAGGTGGTGGGACACAGAGTGGGAGATGAAGTCTCCATCGGCGGTGGTTTTCACCGGGTGGACAATGGACAGGTCTGACTGGGACAACTGACCTGCAGAATCAaatacaacacagacacaggcaTGGGCAGATTTTTAACTTTGCTGCATGTTGATTCTGATATGCACAAACTTTCCCCACTCATGCATTCACttcaagcatgcacacacatgcagcctctGCTGGTAATATATAAACTGCACCACACTGACCTTGATCTGCAAAGAAGGAGAGGAATCTGCCGGGGTCTGAGAGCTCTTCGTGGCCGGCTGCCAGAATTATAACAAAGTGTAGCAGCAGAAGAACCGGGCACTCCTGCGAACATCGCATATTTCATGTAAGCAAACTCACAGCGCTGCATAAGAGTCCTGGGCTCCGGGCTTCCAGTGGCGTTAGAGGCGACCACTTGGCTCCTGCGCTGCGCTCTGTCATGTCATGGACAAGCCGAGAAGTCTGAAGCCCACGAAGGGAAACACGCACCGAGCAGGACTGGGAGCCAGTTCATGGTtttgaaagagagaggggagaaagcTCTGGCTCTGTGtggaggaagggaaggaggggagggaggagctGGTCTCTGCTTACTTTCCTTGCGAGGAGCGATCGAAGTGGGGGGAGAAGGAGTCAGGATCgctgctgctgaggaggaggaggagggaagaggaagcCTCGTTGATTTGAATAAAGCAGCCGTCCTGTGTCGAGACTTGTCATTACATCCCGCACCATCACGAGACAATGTTCTGCCTCTCCCAGGAAGCCCGAGCAAATACTGGGGATCATGTGGGATCAAAAATTTGAGGATGAACTCACTGCTTACTTGTTGCACAGCTGTGAAACTCCGAACAATCACAGTCGGTATTTATGTTAGTTGAGGAATCACTAGCCATTATTATAATTGATGTTATTAAAGTATTTTCATGCAAAAATTTATTAATTactcaattaattaattgatatGGCAGGAAACAGGGGCGGACAAAGGGTGTTTTAGGAGCAGGGGCGAAAAAAATTCAAAAGGGCACCAGCATGCAGAAAGTTCAGTTTCGGATAACTTTATAAGTAACTCATTATGTTAAGATTTCTGCCATTAACCCGTTTTGCCCcactggcaacaattgttgccgaAGTGTATCACTGTCATTTTCTACTCATAATAAAAAATCTCAAAGGTActtatgcaactttttccacTTATATGCTAGTAGACAACTTAGATAAacgttttgttttataaaaaactGTTTCCAAGTGCTTCCTATCACAAGACATCATCTGCTTCCTGCTACTTCTGACTGAAGACATGGTTGATGCAAATCCTCCTGTAAAGAGGCAATTTTCATAAATTTCTTATGATTTTCCCCCCAAACatgtttataattatttaatcatttaagtcTCTAGATTAACCCTCCCCCAAAATTTTTTACCTgggatgaatatttttttgttcatgggCTTATTTCTGTGAGTGGCAACAAAAGTTGCCAGTGGGCACATAGCTTGTCGCTAACTAAAGGAAAACACTGTCTGTAGGATTGCTCAtaattaacaaataatttcaaattGTAGAATGATGTACAATGGCTCATTTTAGTCCTCTTAGAATACTCTTCCTAGCTAAATAAATTCACAGGTATTCAAGGCCTGTGTCTATAAGATTTTTAGGCGGTCGCcaccccctcgtggcccaattgttgaaaaacgcgtgctaaagtggcCTTTCAGGGGCCAAAACGCACgtgaaagtgccctcttgggagccaaaacgagcACTTAAgtgacctcttgggagccaaaacgcatgctaaagtgccctcttgcttggcaaaacacactaaactgcccccttggctggttaaaacatgataaactgccctcttgggtggcaaaaatgtgcgctaaactgccctcttgggatcaaaaacgcacgctaaagtgtcctcttgggagccaaaacgagcactaaagtgacctcttgggagccaaaacacgcgctaaagtgtcctcttgctTGGCAGAACACaataaactgcccccttggctggttaaaacatgataaactgccctcttgggtggcaagaATGCGggcaaaagtgccctcttgggagccaaaacgcacgctaaagtgcccttttcagtggcgagaacacgctgtattttcgcccctgcccttcgaaaagtctgtgcacgccactgctgagATGTATATCTGataaaaaggttattttaaataaagaaactagttcaaattgtttgttttgaattttataAAGGGGCAACCAAGGTATGACATGACCCTCCTCAGTCCTAATGTAGCCGTGACTTAAATATATGAGCATATTGTATGGCAGCTATATCAGCTTCATGATGAAACTAAAAACCTGTCACTTAAAAATCTACGCTTGACAAATGAAAGTAGTGCTGTGTAGCAGAATGAGTCAGCCTCAGCAAACATACAGTTGTGTAATTGTATATAAACTGCTATCTGACCTTGTTGTACCTTTCAGTGCTCCATGGTCAAATATAGAAGGAAAAACGGTTGCACAGTTGTGGAAAAGCCTCCTGTTAAATATGTGTATTGGTTATTTTTTTGCATGCTGTGTTCTGCTTGTGACATTTTTGCAGAGGGAAAAAGCCTAAAAGTCAAACAATAGACACACCCTGTGCAAACTCATCCATTCTTCACTTTTATTTAAGTTCATGGgacaaatatttgtttgttccatAATGCGGCTGCAGCTTGTGCACAAGGACATGCTCTAATTCTACATTTTTGCGAACACAGTTAATATTAGTTTGTTTCAGCCAGAAATTTGATTCCAGGAAATTCTTTCAAACTGGATGTTAAGAATTTCTCTGTAGAAGCAGACCTGCGAAAATCCCCAGGAGGTGTTTTCTGAAGTTTAGAGTGCACTGTTGAATAGCCCTGTGTGTGACATTATTTATGATTTCCACATAACATTTAAAGACCCTGTGAACTATACTGTAATGCACCGTGTGTTAAAGGCTTTTTCTGAGGCGTGTCCTCTGGGGGCCCCTCTTAGTAAATACTGCTGTTGTTCAGTTGTCTAATATTTATCCTTGGAGCAGATTTACGTGTGACTAAATGGAGACCTGACACATTCCCTCGTGCTTTGTCTTCGTCCATGGGAGACACGGAGGTAGAGTAAATCTATCTATGTAGATCCAAATGTAAGACTGAAGGAGTTATTTTAGAAACAAAGCATTTTTAAGTCCATATAAGACCGCTGGATAATGAGGTATAGGCTTTTAACCAGGAAacatttgttagtttttttcttAGAAATCTCTTCAGGGAGTAGGGAGACCATAATTTTAGAAAGTTTAGTGCCTCGCTAAAAATAACATAAACCCCTGATAGCACACAGTTCCACACAGATATATGACTAATGGGCCATACTGGGGTGTTTCCCCCAACATGACCCAATAAAAACAGCATGCAACATGAGCAGTGAGCTCTTTGTGTCGAGATACCAAGATTAAAAAACAGCTATTTTTGAACAACCAAGCACTGCATTACCGGAAGTAACACGCCCTGATATCAAAGGACAAATAGTGCCttgttggtttgtgttttgCTGCACATGAAATGTCTACCTGGACTGGCCATCCTTCCTCATTTATTAACAACTTTATTGCCCACACCTGTCAAAGTGATCACATATTCTAACAAGAAGATAGATTTCATCACATGGCTAGTGTGATATCGTTTTATCTTTGCATGTATCCATGATTGTGGAGCAGAAAACTCTCTGGATTTAGGTTCAATCTGAAAACGAATTGCCCTCCTATCACTCCCAGAGACATTACACAAACTGACCCCCTGAAGTCCCCAGTTACAGTAATGTGCAACAGACTGTGAAATGTCTGAACCTGGAAAATAATCAGGACCTTTTGTGAGTCCAAGGTGGGAGAGGGAGGTTTTTACGCCGAGGGACTGTGGCCACATTCCTCATAAAGGCTTCTCTTTGTTGTGGTGAGTAACATTTCTGACAGGTTTGGGGCATTTTATGATGGCAGTATAACTGTTTCCTAAAATGTATCAAATTGCAGGTGAGGATTATTAGTGTTTTGGCAGCTTTGATAGTGGTCGTTGCTCTCAAAGGACAAGAGAAACTGAAAATTATTatatgacaacaacaaaaaagatcaaCTAATTAAATGAAATTCTTGCTGCTCCAGGGAACATGAAGTTGACCAGAGTTATATTTTGTcttgattgttttttattttcaatgcataaatagttatattttttttactaaaaacatttttatcacaGGGTTCAAATACTTTTTGGAGCTTCTTCAGGTGCTCTCAGCCATTTCCTGAGGTCTTAATGAGTAAACTGCTCTCATGGAAAACTCCAGAAAAACTACTGAAATAAGACTTTTGTCAGTCTGCAATTTCCAAAGTCAAGAATggttgaatgtttgtttttattttattatattttggtGCATTATTATAAGCTTTAATGAAGTCTTATAAGTACAGGAAGGAAGTCTTTTCCAAGGTCAGTATTTACTCCTTAGTAAAAAGAGCTGGatattttccattatttgaaAATGCAGCCACTTTATTGGGTTCACCTTTGCAGTATAAAACAATCCAACACAACTGCACTGACATAAAATTCGACTTTTATGATGCCTATAGTTGCTTATCTTCGAGCTGTTAATTAAATATTATGCCTGAAGTCATAGAAAGTGTGAGTGTACTTGCAGTCCAGCACGACACTTGCAACAACTATGACCTCAATGCTCAGGCATAGAATTTTATCAGAACCGCTCTAATCATAATAATGACAACTTTACTCACTTATCAGAACAAATACAAAGTGTGTCACAGAGAGAACAATGATTGAACAACAAAATGAGTGATAAGTGAGTGATGAGGGCCAAAGATCAGGATATGCTGTCAgatcaaaatgtatttctttggaAAAGGCATTGACTGACGGAGCCGTGTGTCCTCATTTCCCCAGATCATTTAGAGCCATACGGGTAAATCAATGAGACCTAAAACAACCATGAAGCCACTTTGTAGAGGCTAAAAGAGGTGTgggatgattattattatctcaCCTAATGTTAAAAGCCAAGCAGCTGATTGCTGTCCAGTCTGAAGTCGAATCAAGCGGAGAGGCTGCGTGAACAATCAAGGTGTGTGATAAAGGCGTGAACCACAGCTTCTTCATCTCTGAAATTCAAAACACAGGTTATCATTGCAATATATCCAGTGTCATAAAAACATGACTGGATCTTTGTGATGTCTTGCTCGAAACATTAAATAGATGCAACAGATTTTGAGATGTTGTGACAGTCACACAGtagatgtgtttgtttggttggtgTCGAAAAAGGATTTCTGTCTCCTAACAATGAATTAAGTACAAAGAAATTTAACAACCTGTAGTTATTTTATAGcgtaaaatatgttttatggCAGAGCAGTTTAATGACATCATATCAGATATCAGCACAGGTGAAAGAGCAGGTGAGTGTTCAGCCTGCACTCCCCTCTCTGTCCACACGGGGCGCTGCTGTGCTCCGTGAACTTTGTTCCAGTGTCGGATGGGCGTGTTTGCTCTCTGAGCCCAGTCCTTTGACTCGAGTTACTCCTCAGGAAAGAAGGACATGGACTTAAGTTTGACAGGTAAGATGAACCCGTGGAACTCGAAAACAAAGCCGCTGGTGGTTGtagaaagcagaaaaacaatGCAGTCCTGCACGCGGTCTTCTGGTCTAAGTATAGAGGAGCTCTGACACAGTTGGGTCGTTTAAGGATTTGTTTAAATTGGCAGGATTACACGTGATAGTGGTCGTCGGCGTTAATGTGCGCGTGTTTCTCGGAAGCGTGCCGTGACCTGCTGAATCTTCACTCCTGATTGAATTAACTGGGGTGTTTATTCTGCTCACATTGTCATTGAGTTTGTTGATGACATGACCTTCATGTGCTGACAGCTGATTGTATCTCACACAGGATGGATCTACTTTGGTGAGAGTACGGATACCTGACGAGATAAAGCACCtttcctcctcacacacactacaggaCGACACTACATCTGAGCCACAGGACTGTTCTTGCACACCTCAGGGCACAAcgtggagaagatggaggactTCTGGGCAGGAGCCCTCTGGACGATGAAGATCTGGCTGTACCTGATCGTCGGCCTCATCATGATCCCAGCCATGTTTGGCTTCTCACTGGGCATCTCCGAGACCTACATGACCATCCTGGTCAAAACCTTGGAGGTACTGTTTTTTCATTATGTTCCTGGCAGATTATCTATATATAATTATCTTGATATCAGACAATATATTAGATTTTAGTGATGTCATAAGTCTATTCCTGGTTTTTAAAGGTAGAATTACTCAACTACATTAAAGTGATGTACTTTTCTAGAACCTGTCACACCCCTGGTGTTCCACTTGTCCTTACCTAAACCCACTTAGTCAtgatatccacattactgattatttaacaaaaatatgATGGTGGTAATATTAtttgaaagtaccaatagtcatccctatAATATTGCCACAATGTCAATATTAAGGTATTCGGTCAAAAATTATGTGATATTTGATATATTCCTGGTCCTAACATTTATAAAGTTCCTTTCAGTGTATAGCCAAAGAGTATTGCATTATtaatttaaaggagacctattatgcttttatttttttccctttctgtcagtgtgttaTATCGGTTCTCTTGCATATAAAAGATCTGGAAAGGTTAAACAAGtgcaaagtctgcaccaacaggagctcctctctcccacagagaacactgctcctgaaacgcctcatcagtagtcccgcctttaattccgtgactttgtgacattgCGATACGtcaacatgtcacacatttgcataatttatgtctACGTGTGGCACGTAAGAATGAATTTAGCACTGCtaactgctctgttgttgttagcggtgctgggtcTTGtgtcagctgaccaatcagagcagactgggtattcggaAGGGGGcttcttaaagagacaggagctaaaacagagcgtttcaaaCAGAAGTTGAATACAGTGTACACTGGACGgggaaaactgatgtgttttttgagcattaaagtatgtaaacctgTTCTGTTAGTTACCCAAAATAAGATTATCAACATGACAATGAGCATATTATGTCTCCTTTAAGGCCATTCAACCCAACCCTAATGAGAACATTGTTATCCACTGGTACGCATAAGACAtaatgtctcctgtctgtcctcctgcagtggGCCActctgaagatccagaaggCACATGCTGATGAGCAAACACTCAAAGCCTCTCCGTCTAATGGTGAGTGGAAAACATGTGCATTTGGAAGAATGTTCGAGAAAGATAGACAGATCTGCATTTGGTAAGGGTGCTCTTCTTGAGAAAAACGGTTGTCATATCCTCTGTTGTGAAAGATGGGGCTTCGGTGACAGATATATGTTCTGCTGCAACACTGGATTTCATAAGACAGTTTACAACGAGTCAGGACAAGCATGTTGCAATGATACCACCCAGACTTGAGAGTCATTTTTTTACCAGTGCAGATCAGAATTGCCGTTTTGTATTGTTGGATGATAACCCCGTGACCCTGAATGGCAGgttgaattgttttattttgagggCTGCAGGACTGTCCCTGTCTGGCACCGCAACTCTGTTAACTTGAGATCTTTCACAACAAGGTGAAGTTGCTCTGGGAACACCGCCTATCTCAAAGGACGCAATTGCTCTTTATCAGCCACAGAGCTGCACAGGGTGGTATCCCACTGCTGTAACGCATAAAGACGTTAGCCGTGTCAGCAAGATGTGGCTTCTGCAAGGTCCAAAGTGTGTCACtgttacatttataaatgttggTGATGAATAGAAGAAGCAAAAGCGCTTAATGAAGAGCGTTGAAGCAGACATTGCTCTAAAAAGCCTTGACTCGTTATTAAATCCAGGGATTGGACTTTGTTCGCTGGGTTATCAGATAACATTGAATATGAGCTGAGGTCAACTCTTAACTGTTCTGAGACCTGTGCAGCCTTACTCAAGACTGTGAACAGCTCCATTCACTTATTATTATGTAAtacaggttaaaaggtgaaaggtCATGTGTGGTGATGAGAAACGTCTAACTATCTCATCTCTCTTCTGGACTCAGAGCCAGTGTTTCATGTTTAAAATGATCTTGTTCTGCCAAATGACACATGTTGAACATTCCTAGATTAAGCAGATTTGCTGTGGAGGATATTATGCTTTAATTTATCTTAatcatttatgttattttttatgtAATTCTTGCTAAGTAGAGAATGTAACGTCCTTCCAAGAAACACATTCCTGATCCCGAATGAacctcgattttttttttcttccgttGACTCAAACCATTTCGTCCTCGACCGCTATCAACACAATCTTAAAAGATACTAAGAGGCTGATTTATCATCCAGATTACTATGCAGATAATGATTCCTATCAGAGgattgactttgactttgactgtgtgtgtgtgtgtgtgtgtgtgtgtgtgtgtgtgtgtgtgtgtgtgtgtgtgtgtgtgtgtgttaggtcTCATCCAGAGGGAAGATGGCTCTATGGAGAAAGAGTTAGAGGAGCTTAGACGCAGTCGCCCCAAACCACTTGTAGGTGGTGATTTTAGCCTCAGTGACTGTTTCTATTTCAGCCGGAGAGGAATTGAGAGCATCATAGAGGATGAGGTACATTTCAACTCAATTAGCAAACAACACAATTTGTTATGTAAATGGTGATAGGTGGTTTGTAATCCCTGGTTTTGCGTTTCACGTCATTCATGTGTGAATTCAGGTGACCCAGCGGTTCACGTCGGAGGAGCTGGTGTCCTGGAACTTACTGACTCGCACCAACAATGATTTCCAGTACATCAGCCTGAGACTGACGCTTGTCTACGGCCTCGGCATCTTTGTGAGATACTGCATCCTCGCCCCTCTCAGGTAAATGAATACTGAATAGAGTTCTTATTTCAGTATGTGTATGACAGTTTATTGCTCCTGCTTGAAAATGAAAGACTGAACGTGTTCCTCTTTCTCCAGGATAACACTGGCCTGCATCGGTCTCACCTGGTTGGTCATCGGAACATCTGCAGTCGGAATACTTCCAAACTGGCGGTGACTGCAAATTAGAACCATTCCAATTAATGATAGTCGTCTTCGGTTTTTAACTTTTGTTCTCTTTGAAACCTTTCCCTCCTCatctgtgcttgtgttttttgtttttaggatTAAGTCCTGGCTCAGCGAGTGGGTCCATGTGATGTGCTACAGGATCTGTGCTCGCGGACTCTCTGCCACCATCCTCTATCACAACAGGTGAGGAAGCCTCCTCAGCACGTAGCTTTCTAACAAAGAATCAGGGATAACCTCTGATACTGACTTCATGTCCTTACCTCGCAACAACAGGGAGAATAAGCCCAAAAAAGGAGGAATCTGTGTCGCCAATCACACCTCTCCTATCGACATTGTGATTCTCTGCAACGATGGGTGTTACGCTATGGTACAGCTTCTTTTACTTGACGTTTCCACACATTTGTGTCACTTTCAATCCGGAATCATAATTAGCATGATTGCCTCAATGTGTTTGTCAGGTGGGTCAGGTTCATGGAGGTTTGATGGGAGTCCTCCAGAGAGCCATGGTGAGGTCCTGTCCTCACGTCTGGTTTGAGAGAGCAGAGATGAAAGATCGCCACCTGGTGACCAAAAGGTGAGCTCTCCACTCCAGCACGTCTTGTCAGGCTTGTCTTTGCACTTCTTTTCTCGCCTGTATTTTCTCTCCGTGGCCGCCCTGGCATTGAGAGAGGTTGGCATTTTCCTGGCAGTGAAGTCTTCTAGAGTTTCTGCATCTCGTCTTGTCCAAACAAGAACAGATATGTTTTGGAGAGTTGCTACTGAACAGTGACTCATGCAGTCTGGATTCCAGTACCTCATATAATAATATCACATCTTCACCCCAGACGCTCGTTCCAGATGTTTGATGTATTgtccaaatgtgaaaaaaaaaaaaaaaactcttcaaaGGTTTAATATGTAGATATTTATGCAGCTAGGAAATGGTTTTCATTACCTCTTTGTGCCGCTTCCAGGTTGAAGGATCATGTGAATGACAAGACAAAGCTTCCCATATTGATATTTCCAGAGGGTAAGTGTGAGCATGTCGAGAGATGGAGTTACttcatgtttgtctttgtatCATCAGAGGTAAGATGTAGTGAGGGCTGTTGTTTTAGCTCCGTGCCTGGTGGCAGTCTGAGCCCTGAGCTGTGACAAATGAGCAGCTACTTTATGTGGGTTTGGACAGAGCTCACACAACTCTGTTCCCTTTAATCTCCCGATGTCTGGTTTTCACAGGAACCTGTGTCAACAACACATCCgtcatgatgtttaaaaaggGAAGTTTTGAAATTGGAGCGACGATATACCCAGTGGCCATTAAGGTACCTAGTTCCTTTCTGTCAATCAAGCTCCACCCTTGGCTTACATATTTCAAACAACAGTTCCTAacttacactttttttttttttacgtttccTAGTACGACCCAAAGTTTGGAGATGCTTTCTGGAACAGCTCCAAGTACAGCATGGTCAGTTACCTGCTGAGGATGATGACGAGCTGGGCCCTCGTCTGCAACGTCTGGTACCTGCCAGCCATGCACCAACAGGTGAGTACGACATGAGCTGAACCGTGTGCCCCCGCCCCTTCCTGCAGTTCATGTATAGTACACACATCATGGTGGGCTGACTTTGCTTTCTATTCAAAAATGGCAGGAGGGAGAAGATGCTGTCCAGTTTGCCAACAGAGTTAAGTCAGCCATCGCTCACCAGGGAGGCCTGCTAGATCTCCAGTGGTAAGATCTTTACTTTCTtatattgattgttttttttaattgttctgGAGTATTTTACTTAACTTTTTCTGGTCAGAACTGACTTGATCCAGGCTTAtatcatacatatatatttatacatataaatatgtaatatgtaatgtgctgctatttatccatcttgATTGTTAatgtgagttgctgagtttttgAGATTTAGAG contains:
- the agpat9l gene encoding glycerol-3-phosphate acyltransferase 3-like; translation: MEDFWAGALWTMKIWLYLIVGLIMIPAMFGFSLGISETYMTILVKTLEWATLKIQKAHADEQTLKASPSNGLIQREDGSMEKELEELRRSRPKPLVGGDFSLSDCFYFSRRGIESIIEDEVTQRFTSEELVSWNLLTRTNNDFQYISLRLTLVYGLGIFVRYCILAPLRITLACIGLTWLVIGTSAVGILPNWRIKSWLSEWVHVMCYRICARGLSATILYHNRENKPKKGGICVANHTSPIDIVILCNDGCYAMVGQVHGGLMGVLQRAMVRSCPHVWFERAEMKDRHLVTKRLKDHVNDKTKLPILIFPEGTCVNNTSVMMFKKGSFEIGATIYPVAIKYDPKFGDAFWNSSKYSMVSYLLRMMTSWALVCNVWYLPAMHQQEGEDAVQFANRVKSAIAHQGGLLDLQWDGGLKRAKVKESFKEQQQKQYSSMVVGEDSSSNSD